A part of Homo sapiens chromosome 19 genomic scaffold, GRCh38.p14 alternate locus group ALT_REF_LOCI_8 HSCHR19LRC_PGF2_CTG3_1 genomic DNA contains:
- the LILRB4 gene encoding leukocyte immunoglobulin-like receptor subfamily B member 4 isoform X31 — protein sequence MEQPHDEKDPASKRPHPVCLFVLPALRTHPSAQLGPLGGDAMIPTFTALLCLGLSLGPRTHMQAGPLPKPTLWAEPGSVISWGNSVTIWCQGTLEAREYRLDKEESPAPWDRQNPLEPKNKARFSIPSMTEDYAGRYRCYYRSPVGWSQPSDPLELVMTGAYSKPTLSALPSPLVTSGKSVTLLCQSRSPMDTFLLIKERAAHPLLHLRSEHGAQQHQAEFPMSPVTSVHGGTYRCFSSHGFSHYLLSHPSDPLELIVSGSLEGPRPSPTRSVSTAAGPEDQPLMPTGSVPHSGLRRHWEVLIGVLVVSILLLSLLLFLLLQHWRQGKHRTLAQRQADFQRPPGAAEPEPKDGGLQRRSSPAADVQGENFSGAAVKDTQPEDGVEMDTRSPHDEDPQAVTYAKVKHSRPRREMASPPSPLSGEFLDTKDRQAEEDRQMDTEAAASEAPQDVTYAQLHSFTLRQKATEPPPSQEGASPAEPSVYATLAIH from the exons ATGGAACAACCCCATGACGAGAAGGACCCAGCCTCCAAGCGGCCACACCCTGTGTGTCTCTTTGTCCTGCCGGCACTGAGGACTCATCCATCTGCACAGCTGGGGCCCCTGGGAGGAGACGCCATGATCCCCACCTTCACGGCTCTGCTCTGCCTCG GGCTGAGTCTGGGCCCCAGGACCCACATGCAGGCAG GGCCCCTCCCCAAACCCACCCTCTGGGCTGAGCCAGGCTCTGTGATCAGCTGGGGGAACTCTGTGACCATCTGGTGTCAGGGGACCCTGGAGGCTCGGGAGTACCGTCTGGATAAAGAGGAAAGCCCAGCACCCTGGGACAGACAGAACCCACTGGAGCCCAAGAACAAGGCCAGATTCTCCATCCCATCCATGACAGAGGACTATGCAGGGAGATACCGCTGTTACTATCGCAGCCCTGTAGGCTGGTCACAGCCCAGTGACCCCCTGGAGCTGGTGATGACAG GAGCCTACAGTAAACCCACCCTTTCAGCCCTGCCGAGTCCTCTTGTGACCTCAGGAAAGAGCGTGACCCTGCTGTGTCAGTCACGGAGCCCAATGGACACTTTCCTTCTGATCAAGGAGCGGGCAGCCCATCCCCTACTGCATCTGAGATCAGAGCACGGAGCTCAGCAGCACCAGGCTGAATTCCCCATGAGTCCTGTGACCTCAGTGCACGGGGGGACCTACAGGTGCTTCAGCTCACACGGCTTCTCCCACTACCTGCTGTCACACCCCAGTGACCCCCTGGAGCTCATAGTCTCAG GATCCTTGGAGGGTCCCAGGCCCTCACCCACAAGGTCCGTCTCAACAGCTG CAGGCCCTGAGGACCAGCCCCTCATGCCTACAGGGTCAGTCCCCCACAGTG GTCTGAGAAGGCACTGGGAGGTACTGATCGGGGTCTTGGTGGTCTCCatcctgcttctctccctcctcctcttcctcctcctccaacactggcgTCAGGGAAAACACAGGACATTGG CCCAGAGACAGGCTGATTTCCAACGTCCTCCAGGGGCTGCCGAGCCAGAGCCCAAGGACGGGGGCCTACAGAGGAG GTCCAGCCCAGCTGCTGACGTCCAGGGAGAAAACTTCT CAGGTGCTGCCGTGAAGGACACACAGCCTGAGGACGGGGTGGAAATGGACACTCGG AGCCCACACGATGAAGACCCCCAGGCAGTGACGTATGCCAAGGTGAAACACTCCAGACCTAGGAGAGAAAtggcctctcctccctccccactgtcTGGGGAATTCCTGGACACAAAGGACAGACAGGCAGAAgaggacagacagatggacacTGAG GCTGCTGCATCTGAAGCCCCCCAGGATGTGACCTACGCCCAGCTGCACAGCTTTACCCTCAGACAGAAGGCAACTGAGCCTCCTCCATCCCAGGAAGGGGCCTCTCCAGCTGAGCCCAGTGTCTATGCCACTCTGGCCATCCACTAA
- the LILRB4 gene encoding leukocyte immunoglobulin-like receptor subfamily B member 4 isoform X33, translating into MEQPHDEKDPASKRPHPVCLFVLPALRTHPSAQLGPLGGDAMIPTFTALLCLGLSLGPRTHMQAGPLPKPTLWAEPGSVISWGNSVTIWCQGTLEAREYRLDKEESPAPWDRQNPLEPKNKARFSIPSMTEDYAGRYRCYYRSPVGWSQPSDPLELVMTGAYSKPTLSALPSPLVTSGKSVTLLCQSRSPMDTFLLIKERAAHPLLHLRSEHGAQQHQAEFPMSPVTSVHGGTYRCFSSHGFSHYLLSHPSDPLELIVSGSLEGPRPSPTRSVSTAAGPEDQPLMPTGSVPHSGLRRHWEVLIGVLVVSILLLSLLLFLLLQHWRQGKHRTLAQRQADFQRPPGAAEPEPKDGGLQRRSSPAADVQGENFCAAVKDTQPEDGVEMDTRSPHDEDPQAVTYAKVKHSRPRREMASPPSPLSGEFLDTKDRQAEEDRQMDTEAAASEAPQDVTYAQLHSFTLRQKATEPPPSQEGASPAEPSVYATLAIH; encoded by the exons ATGGAACAACCCCATGACGAGAAGGACCCAGCCTCCAAGCGGCCACACCCTGTGTGTCTCTTTGTCCTGCCGGCACTGAGGACTCATCCATCTGCACAGCTGGGGCCCCTGGGAGGAGACGCCATGATCCCCACCTTCACGGCTCTGCTCTGCCTCG GGCTGAGTCTGGGCCCCAGGACCCACATGCAGGCAG GGCCCCTCCCCAAACCCACCCTCTGGGCTGAGCCAGGCTCTGTGATCAGCTGGGGGAACTCTGTGACCATCTGGTGTCAGGGGACCCTGGAGGCTCGGGAGTACCGTCTGGATAAAGAGGAAAGCCCAGCACCCTGGGACAGACAGAACCCACTGGAGCCCAAGAACAAGGCCAGATTCTCCATCCCATCCATGACAGAGGACTATGCAGGGAGATACCGCTGTTACTATCGCAGCCCTGTAGGCTGGTCACAGCCCAGTGACCCCCTGGAGCTGGTGATGACAG GAGCCTACAGTAAACCCACCCTTTCAGCCCTGCCGAGTCCTCTTGTGACCTCAGGAAAGAGCGTGACCCTGCTGTGTCAGTCACGGAGCCCAATGGACACTTTCCTTCTGATCAAGGAGCGGGCAGCCCATCCCCTACTGCATCTGAGATCAGAGCACGGAGCTCAGCAGCACCAGGCTGAATTCCCCATGAGTCCTGTGACCTCAGTGCACGGGGGGACCTACAGGTGCTTCAGCTCACACGGCTTCTCCCACTACCTGCTGTCACACCCCAGTGACCCCCTGGAGCTCATAGTCTCAG GATCCTTGGAGGGTCCCAGGCCCTCACCCACAAGGTCCGTCTCAACAGCTG CAGGCCCTGAGGACCAGCCCCTCATGCCTACAGGGTCAGTCCCCCACAGTG GTCTGAGAAGGCACTGGGAGGTACTGATCGGGGTCTTGGTGGTCTCCatcctgcttctctccctcctcctcttcctcctcctccaacactggcgTCAGGGAAAACACAGGACATTGG CCCAGAGACAGGCTGATTTCCAACGTCCTCCAGGGGCTGCCGAGCCAGAGCCCAAGGACGGGGGCCTACAGAGGAG GTCCAGCCCAGCTGCTGACGTCCAGGGAGAAAACTTCT GTGCTGCCGTGAAGGACACACAGCCTGAGGACGGGGTGGAAATGGACACTCGG AGCCCACACGATGAAGACCCCCAGGCAGTGACGTATGCCAAGGTGAAACACTCCAGACCTAGGAGAGAAAtggcctctcctccctccccactgtcTGGGGAATTCCTGGACACAAAGGACAGACAGGCAGAAgaggacagacagatggacacTGAG GCTGCTGCATCTGAAGCCCCCCAGGATGTGACCTACGCCCAGCTGCACAGCTTTACCCTCAGACAGAAGGCAACTGAGCCTCCTCCATCCCAGGAAGGGGCCTCTCCAGCTGAGCCCAGTGTCTATGCCACTCTGGCCATCCACTAA
- the LILRB4 gene encoding leukocyte immunoglobulin-like receptor subfamily B member 4 isoform X35: MEQPHDEKDPASKRPHPVCLFVLPALRTHPSAQLGPLGGDAMIPTFTALLCLGLSLGPRTHMQAGPLPKPTLWAEPGSVISWGNSVTIWCQGTLEAREYRLDKEESPAPWDRQNPLEPKNKARFSIPSMTEDYAGRYRCYYRSPVGWSQPSDPLELVMTGAYSKPTLSALPSPLVTSGKSVTLLCQSRSPMDTFLLIKERAAHPLLHLRSEHGAQQHQAEFPMSPVTSVHGGTYRCFSSHGFSHYLLSHPSDPLELIVSGSLEGPRPSPTRSVSTAGPEDQPLMPTGSVPHSGLRRHWEVLIGVLVVSILLLSLLLFLLLQHWRQGKHRTLAQRQADFQRPPGAAEPEPKDGGLQRRSSPAADVQGENFCAAVKDTQPEDGVEMDTRSPHDEDPQAVTYAKVKHSRPRREMASPPSPLSGEFLDTKDRQAEEDRQMDTEAAASEAPQDVTYAQLHSFTLRQKATEPPPSQEGASPAEPSVYATLAIH, translated from the exons ATGGAACAACCCCATGACGAGAAGGACCCAGCCTCCAAGCGGCCACACCCTGTGTGTCTCTTTGTCCTGCCGGCACTGAGGACTCATCCATCTGCACAGCTGGGGCCCCTGGGAGGAGACGCCATGATCCCCACCTTCACGGCTCTGCTCTGCCTCG GGCTGAGTCTGGGCCCCAGGACCCACATGCAGGCAG GGCCCCTCCCCAAACCCACCCTCTGGGCTGAGCCAGGCTCTGTGATCAGCTGGGGGAACTCTGTGACCATCTGGTGTCAGGGGACCCTGGAGGCTCGGGAGTACCGTCTGGATAAAGAGGAAAGCCCAGCACCCTGGGACAGACAGAACCCACTGGAGCCCAAGAACAAGGCCAGATTCTCCATCCCATCCATGACAGAGGACTATGCAGGGAGATACCGCTGTTACTATCGCAGCCCTGTAGGCTGGTCACAGCCCAGTGACCCCCTGGAGCTGGTGATGACAG GAGCCTACAGTAAACCCACCCTTTCAGCCCTGCCGAGTCCTCTTGTGACCTCAGGAAAGAGCGTGACCCTGCTGTGTCAGTCACGGAGCCCAATGGACACTTTCCTTCTGATCAAGGAGCGGGCAGCCCATCCCCTACTGCATCTGAGATCAGAGCACGGAGCTCAGCAGCACCAGGCTGAATTCCCCATGAGTCCTGTGACCTCAGTGCACGGGGGGACCTACAGGTGCTTCAGCTCACACGGCTTCTCCCACTACCTGCTGTCACACCCCAGTGACCCCCTGGAGCTCATAGTCTCAG GATCCTTGGAGGGTCCCAGGCCCTCACCCACAAGGTCCGTCTCAACAGCTG GCCCTGAGGACCAGCCCCTCATGCCTACAGGGTCAGTCCCCCACAGTG GTCTGAGAAGGCACTGGGAGGTACTGATCGGGGTCTTGGTGGTCTCCatcctgcttctctccctcctcctcttcctcctcctccaacactggcgTCAGGGAAAACACAGGACATTGG CCCAGAGACAGGCTGATTTCCAACGTCCTCCAGGGGCTGCCGAGCCAGAGCCCAAGGACGGGGGCCTACAGAGGAG GTCCAGCCCAGCTGCTGACGTCCAGGGAGAAAACTTCT GTGCTGCCGTGAAGGACACACAGCCTGAGGACGGGGTGGAAATGGACACTCGG AGCCCACACGATGAAGACCCCCAGGCAGTGACGTATGCCAAGGTGAAACACTCCAGACCTAGGAGAGAAAtggcctctcctccctccccactgtcTGGGGAATTCCTGGACACAAAGGACAGACAGGCAGAAgaggacagacagatggacacTGAG GCTGCTGCATCTGAAGCCCCCCAGGATGTGACCTACGCCCAGCTGCACAGCTTTACCCTCAGACAGAAGGCAACTGAGCCTCCTCCATCCCAGGAAGGGGCCTCTCCAGCTGAGCCCAGTGTCTATGCCACTCTGGCCATCCACTAA
- the LILRB4 gene encoding leukocyte immunoglobulin-like receptor subfamily B member 4 isoform X36, which translates to MEQPHDEKDPASKRPHPVCLFVLPALRTHPSAQLGPLGGDAMIPTFTALLCLGPLPKPTLWAEPGSVISWGNSVTIWCQGTLEAREYRLDKEESPAPWDRQNPLEPKNKARFSIPSMTEDYAGRYRCYYRSPVGWSQPSDPLELVMTGAYSKPTLSALPSPLVTSGKSVTLLCQSRSPMDTFLLIKERAAHPLLHLRSEHGAQQHQAEFPMSPVTSVHGGTYRCFSSHGFSHYLLSHPSDPLELIVSGSLEGPRPSPTRSVSTAAGPEDQPLMPTGSVPHSGLRRHWEVLIGVLVVSILLLSLLLFLLLQHWRQGKHRTLAQRQADFQRPPGAAEPEPKDGGLQRRSSPAADVQGENFSGAAVKDTQPEDGVEMDTRQSPHDEDPQAVTYAKVKHSRPRREMASPPSPLSGEFLDTKDRQAEEDRQMDTEAAASEAPQDVTYAQLHSFTLRQKATEPPPSQEGASPAEPSVYATLAIH; encoded by the exons ATGGAACAACCCCATGACGAGAAGGACCCAGCCTCCAAGCGGCCACACCCTGTGTGTCTCTTTGTCCTGCCGGCACTGAGGACTCATCCATCTGCACAGCTGGGGCCCCTGGGAGGAGACGCCATGATCCCCACCTTCACGGCTCTGCTCTGCCTCG GGCCCCTCCCCAAACCCACCCTCTGGGCTGAGCCAGGCTCTGTGATCAGCTGGGGGAACTCTGTGACCATCTGGTGTCAGGGGACCCTGGAGGCTCGGGAGTACCGTCTGGATAAAGAGGAAAGCCCAGCACCCTGGGACAGACAGAACCCACTGGAGCCCAAGAACAAGGCCAGATTCTCCATCCCATCCATGACAGAGGACTATGCAGGGAGATACCGCTGTTACTATCGCAGCCCTGTAGGCTGGTCACAGCCCAGTGACCCCCTGGAGCTGGTGATGACAG GAGCCTACAGTAAACCCACCCTTTCAGCCCTGCCGAGTCCTCTTGTGACCTCAGGAAAGAGCGTGACCCTGCTGTGTCAGTCACGGAGCCCAATGGACACTTTCCTTCTGATCAAGGAGCGGGCAGCCCATCCCCTACTGCATCTGAGATCAGAGCACGGAGCTCAGCAGCACCAGGCTGAATTCCCCATGAGTCCTGTGACCTCAGTGCACGGGGGGACCTACAGGTGCTTCAGCTCACACGGCTTCTCCCACTACCTGCTGTCACACCCCAGTGACCCCCTGGAGCTCATAGTCTCAG GATCCTTGGAGGGTCCCAGGCCCTCACCCACAAGGTCCGTCTCAACAGCTG CAGGCCCTGAGGACCAGCCCCTCATGCCTACAGGGTCAGTCCCCCACAGTG GTCTGAGAAGGCACTGGGAGGTACTGATCGGGGTCTTGGTGGTCTCCatcctgcttctctccctcctcctcttcctcctcctccaacactggcgTCAGGGAAAACACAGGACATTGG CCCAGAGACAGGCTGATTTCCAACGTCCTCCAGGGGCTGCCGAGCCAGAGCCCAAGGACGGGGGCCTACAGAGGAG GTCCAGCCCAGCTGCTGACGTCCAGGGAGAAAACTTCT CAGGTGCTGCCGTGAAGGACACACAGCCTGAGGACGGGGTGGAAATGGACACTCGG CAGAGCCCACACGATGAAGACCCCCAGGCAGTGACGTATGCCAAGGTGAAACACTCCAGACCTAGGAGAGAAAtggcctctcctccctccccactgtcTGGGGAATTCCTGGACACAAAGGACAGACAGGCAGAAgaggacagacagatggacacTGAG GCTGCTGCATCTGAAGCCCCCCAGGATGTGACCTACGCCCAGCTGCACAGCTTTACCCTCAGACAGAAGGCAACTGAGCCTCCTCCATCCCAGGAAGGGGCCTCTCCAGCTGAGCCCAGTGTCTATGCCACTCTGGCCATCCACTAA
- the LILRB4 gene encoding leukocyte immunoglobulin-like receptor subfamily B member 4 isoform X37, with the protein MEQPHDEKDPASKRPHPVCLFVLPALRTHPSAQLGPLGGDAMIPTFTALLCLGPLPKPTLWAEPGSVISWGNSVTIWCQGTLEAREYRLDKEESPAPWDRQNPLEPKNKARFSIPSMTEDYAGRYRCYYRSPVGWSQPSDPLELVMTGAYSKPTLSALPSPLVTSGKSVTLLCQSRSPMDTFLLIKERAAHPLLHLRSEHGAQQHQAEFPMSPVTSVHGGTYRCFSSHGFSHYLLSHPSDPLELIVSGSLEGPRPSPTRSVSTAAGPEDQPLMPTGSVPHSGLRRHWEVLIGVLVVSILLLSLLLFLLLQHWRQGKHRTLAQRQADFQRPPGAAEPEPKDGGLQRRSSPAADVQGENFCAAVKDTQPEDGVEMDTRQSPHDEDPQAVTYAKVKHSRPRREMASPPSPLSGEFLDTKDRQAEEDRQMDTEAAASEAPQDVTYAQLHSFTLRQKATEPPPSQEGASPAEPSVYATLAIH; encoded by the exons ATGGAACAACCCCATGACGAGAAGGACCCAGCCTCCAAGCGGCCACACCCTGTGTGTCTCTTTGTCCTGCCGGCACTGAGGACTCATCCATCTGCACAGCTGGGGCCCCTGGGAGGAGACGCCATGATCCCCACCTTCACGGCTCTGCTCTGCCTCG GGCCCCTCCCCAAACCCACCCTCTGGGCTGAGCCAGGCTCTGTGATCAGCTGGGGGAACTCTGTGACCATCTGGTGTCAGGGGACCCTGGAGGCTCGGGAGTACCGTCTGGATAAAGAGGAAAGCCCAGCACCCTGGGACAGACAGAACCCACTGGAGCCCAAGAACAAGGCCAGATTCTCCATCCCATCCATGACAGAGGACTATGCAGGGAGATACCGCTGTTACTATCGCAGCCCTGTAGGCTGGTCACAGCCCAGTGACCCCCTGGAGCTGGTGATGACAG GAGCCTACAGTAAACCCACCCTTTCAGCCCTGCCGAGTCCTCTTGTGACCTCAGGAAAGAGCGTGACCCTGCTGTGTCAGTCACGGAGCCCAATGGACACTTTCCTTCTGATCAAGGAGCGGGCAGCCCATCCCCTACTGCATCTGAGATCAGAGCACGGAGCTCAGCAGCACCAGGCTGAATTCCCCATGAGTCCTGTGACCTCAGTGCACGGGGGGACCTACAGGTGCTTCAGCTCACACGGCTTCTCCCACTACCTGCTGTCACACCCCAGTGACCCCCTGGAGCTCATAGTCTCAG GATCCTTGGAGGGTCCCAGGCCCTCACCCACAAGGTCCGTCTCAACAGCTG CAGGCCCTGAGGACCAGCCCCTCATGCCTACAGGGTCAGTCCCCCACAGTG GTCTGAGAAGGCACTGGGAGGTACTGATCGGGGTCTTGGTGGTCTCCatcctgcttctctccctcctcctcttcctcctcctccaacactggcgTCAGGGAAAACACAGGACATTGG CCCAGAGACAGGCTGATTTCCAACGTCCTCCAGGGGCTGCCGAGCCAGAGCCCAAGGACGGGGGCCTACAGAGGAG GTCCAGCCCAGCTGCTGACGTCCAGGGAGAAAACTTCT GTGCTGCCGTGAAGGACACACAGCCTGAGGACGGGGTGGAAATGGACACTCGG CAGAGCCCACACGATGAAGACCCCCAGGCAGTGACGTATGCCAAGGTGAAACACTCCAGACCTAGGAGAGAAAtggcctctcctccctccccactgtcTGGGGAATTCCTGGACACAAAGGACAGACAGGCAGAAgaggacagacagatggacacTGAG GCTGCTGCATCTGAAGCCCCCCAGGATGTGACCTACGCCCAGCTGCACAGCTTTACCCTCAGACAGAAGGCAACTGAGCCTCCTCCATCCCAGGAAGGGGCCTCTCCAGCTGAGCCCAGTGTCTATGCCACTCTGGCCATCCACTAA
- the LILRB4 gene encoding leukocyte immunoglobulin-like receptor subfamily B member 4 isoform X34 has translation MEQPHDEKDPASKRPHPVCLFVLPALRTHPSAQLGPLGGDAMIPTFTALLCLGLSLGPRTHMQAGPLPKPTLWAEPGSVISWGNSVTIWCQGTLEAREYRLDKEESPAPWDRQNPLEPKNKARFSIPSMTEDYAGRYRCYYRSPVGWSQPSDPLELVMTGAYSKPTLSALPSPLVTSGKSVTLLCQSRSPMDTFLLIKERAAHPLLHLRSEHGAQQHQAEFPMSPVTSVHGGTYRCFSSHGFSHYLLSHPSDPLELIVSGSLEGPRPSPTRSVSTAGPEDQPLMPTGSVPHSGLRRHWEVLIGVLVVSILLLSLLLFLLLQHWRQGKHRTLAQRQADFQRPPGAAEPEPKDGGLQRRSSPAADVQGENFCAAVKDTQPEDGVEMDTRQSPHDEDPQAVTYAKVKHSRPRREMASPPSPLSGEFLDTKDRQAEEDRQMDTEAAASEAPQDVTYAQLHSFTLRQKATEPPPSQEGASPAEPSVYATLAIH, from the exons ATGGAACAACCCCATGACGAGAAGGACCCAGCCTCCAAGCGGCCACACCCTGTGTGTCTCTTTGTCCTGCCGGCACTGAGGACTCATCCATCTGCACAGCTGGGGCCCCTGGGAGGAGACGCCATGATCCCCACCTTCACGGCTCTGCTCTGCCTCG GGCTGAGTCTGGGCCCCAGGACCCACATGCAGGCAG GGCCCCTCCCCAAACCCACCCTCTGGGCTGAGCCAGGCTCTGTGATCAGCTGGGGGAACTCTGTGACCATCTGGTGTCAGGGGACCCTGGAGGCTCGGGAGTACCGTCTGGATAAAGAGGAAAGCCCAGCACCCTGGGACAGACAGAACCCACTGGAGCCCAAGAACAAGGCCAGATTCTCCATCCCATCCATGACAGAGGACTATGCAGGGAGATACCGCTGTTACTATCGCAGCCCTGTAGGCTGGTCACAGCCCAGTGACCCCCTGGAGCTGGTGATGACAG GAGCCTACAGTAAACCCACCCTTTCAGCCCTGCCGAGTCCTCTTGTGACCTCAGGAAAGAGCGTGACCCTGCTGTGTCAGTCACGGAGCCCAATGGACACTTTCCTTCTGATCAAGGAGCGGGCAGCCCATCCCCTACTGCATCTGAGATCAGAGCACGGAGCTCAGCAGCACCAGGCTGAATTCCCCATGAGTCCTGTGACCTCAGTGCACGGGGGGACCTACAGGTGCTTCAGCTCACACGGCTTCTCCCACTACCTGCTGTCACACCCCAGTGACCCCCTGGAGCTCATAGTCTCAG GATCCTTGGAGGGTCCCAGGCCCTCACCCACAAGGTCCGTCTCAACAGCTG GCCCTGAGGACCAGCCCCTCATGCCTACAGGGTCAGTCCCCCACAGTG GTCTGAGAAGGCACTGGGAGGTACTGATCGGGGTCTTGGTGGTCTCCatcctgcttctctccctcctcctcttcctcctcctccaacactggcgTCAGGGAAAACACAGGACATTGG CCCAGAGACAGGCTGATTTCCAACGTCCTCCAGGGGCTGCCGAGCCAGAGCCCAAGGACGGGGGCCTACAGAGGAG GTCCAGCCCAGCTGCTGACGTCCAGGGAGAAAACTTCT GTGCTGCCGTGAAGGACACACAGCCTGAGGACGGGGTGGAAATGGACACTCGG CAGAGCCCACACGATGAAGACCCCCAGGCAGTGACGTATGCCAAGGTGAAACACTCCAGACCTAGGAGAGAAAtggcctctcctccctccccactgtcTGGGGAATTCCTGGACACAAAGGACAGACAGGCAGAAgaggacagacagatggacacTGAG GCTGCTGCATCTGAAGCCCCCCAGGATGTGACCTACGCCCAGCTGCACAGCTTTACCCTCAGACAGAAGGCAACTGAGCCTCCTCCATCCCAGGAAGGGGCCTCTCCAGCTGAGCCCAGTGTCTATGCCACTCTGGCCATCCACTAA
- the LILRB4 gene encoding leukocyte immunoglobulin-like receptor subfamily B member 4 isoform X29, with amino-acid sequence MEQPHDEKDPASKRPHPVCLFVLPALRTHPSAQLGPLGGDAMIPTFTALLCLGLSLGPRTHMQAGPLPKPTLWAEPGSVISWGNSVTIWCQGTLEAREYRLDKEESPAPWDRQNPLEPKNKARFSIPSMTEDYAGRYRCYYRSPVGWSQPSDPLELVMTGAYSKPTLSALPSPLVTSGKSVTLLCQSRSPMDTFLLIKERAAHPLLHLRSEHGAQQHQAEFPMSPVTSVHGGTYRCFSSHGFSHYLLSHPSDPLELIVSGSLEGPRPSPTRSVSTAAGPEDQPLMPTGSVPHSGLRRHWEVLIGVLVVSILLLSLLLFLLLQHWRQGKHRTLAQRQADFQRPPGAAEPEPKDGGLQRRSSPAADVQGENFSGAAVKDTQPEDGVEMDTRQSPHDEDPQAVTYAKVKHSRPRREMASPPSPLSGEFLDTKDRQAEEDRQMDTEAAASEAPQDVTYAQLHSFTLRQKATEPPPSQEGASPAEPSVYATLAIH; translated from the exons ATGGAACAACCCCATGACGAGAAGGACCCAGCCTCCAAGCGGCCACACCCTGTGTGTCTCTTTGTCCTGCCGGCACTGAGGACTCATCCATCTGCACAGCTGGGGCCCCTGGGAGGAGACGCCATGATCCCCACCTTCACGGCTCTGCTCTGCCTCG GGCTGAGTCTGGGCCCCAGGACCCACATGCAGGCAG GGCCCCTCCCCAAACCCACCCTCTGGGCTGAGCCAGGCTCTGTGATCAGCTGGGGGAACTCTGTGACCATCTGGTGTCAGGGGACCCTGGAGGCTCGGGAGTACCGTCTGGATAAAGAGGAAAGCCCAGCACCCTGGGACAGACAGAACCCACTGGAGCCCAAGAACAAGGCCAGATTCTCCATCCCATCCATGACAGAGGACTATGCAGGGAGATACCGCTGTTACTATCGCAGCCCTGTAGGCTGGTCACAGCCCAGTGACCCCCTGGAGCTGGTGATGACAG GAGCCTACAGTAAACCCACCCTTTCAGCCCTGCCGAGTCCTCTTGTGACCTCAGGAAAGAGCGTGACCCTGCTGTGTCAGTCACGGAGCCCAATGGACACTTTCCTTCTGATCAAGGAGCGGGCAGCCCATCCCCTACTGCATCTGAGATCAGAGCACGGAGCTCAGCAGCACCAGGCTGAATTCCCCATGAGTCCTGTGACCTCAGTGCACGGGGGGACCTACAGGTGCTTCAGCTCACACGGCTTCTCCCACTACCTGCTGTCACACCCCAGTGACCCCCTGGAGCTCATAGTCTCAG GATCCTTGGAGGGTCCCAGGCCCTCACCCACAAGGTCCGTCTCAACAGCTG CAGGCCCTGAGGACCAGCCCCTCATGCCTACAGGGTCAGTCCCCCACAGTG GTCTGAGAAGGCACTGGGAGGTACTGATCGGGGTCTTGGTGGTCTCCatcctgcttctctccctcctcctcttcctcctcctccaacactggcgTCAGGGAAAACACAGGACATTGG CCCAGAGACAGGCTGATTTCCAACGTCCTCCAGGGGCTGCCGAGCCAGAGCCCAAGGACGGGGGCCTACAGAGGAG GTCCAGCCCAGCTGCTGACGTCCAGGGAGAAAACTTCT CAGGTGCTGCCGTGAAGGACACACAGCCTGAGGACGGGGTGGAAATGGACACTCGG CAGAGCCCACACGATGAAGACCCCCAGGCAGTGACGTATGCCAAGGTGAAACACTCCAGACCTAGGAGAGAAAtggcctctcctccctccccactgtcTGGGGAATTCCTGGACACAAAGGACAGACAGGCAGAAgaggacagacagatggacacTGAG GCTGCTGCATCTGAAGCCCCCCAGGATGTGACCTACGCCCAGCTGCACAGCTTTACCCTCAGACAGAAGGCAACTGAGCCTCCTCCATCCCAGGAAGGGGCCTCTCCAGCTGAGCCCAGTGTCTATGCCACTCTGGCCATCCACTAA